One segment of Kogia breviceps isolate mKogBre1 chromosome 14, mKogBre1 haplotype 1, whole genome shotgun sequence DNA contains the following:
- the TBL3 gene encoding transducin beta-like protein 3 isoform X5 encodes MGPCVSGISCSTMGHTTFGAHQASYTADTSIRVWSLQDRSCLAMLTAHYSAVTSLTFSADGHTMLSSGRDKICIVWDLRSLQATRTVPVFESVEAAVLLPEEPAPELGVKSAGLHFLTAGDQGMLRVWEAASGQCVHAQQQLPGPGRELTHCTLSRASGLLLSVTADHNLLLYEARSLQLQKQFAGYSEEVLDVRFLGPKDSHVVVASNSPCLKVFELQTSACQILHGHTDIVLALDVFRKGWLFVSCAKDQSICVWRMNKAGEVACVAQGSGHTHSVGTICCSRLKETFLVTGSQDCTVKLWPIPEALPSKSTGPDGGPVLLQAQATQHCHDKDINSVAVAPNDKLLATGSQDRTAKLWALPQCQLLGVFSGHRRGLWCVQFSPMDQVLATASADGTVKLWALQDFSCLKTFEGHDASVLKVAFVSRGTQLLSSGSDGLVKLWTIKNNECVRTLDAHEDKVWGLHCSRLDDHALTGASDSCVILWKDVTEAEQAEEQAKREEQVVKQQELDNLLHDKQYLRALGLAISLDRPHTVLTVIQAIQRDPESCEKLEATVLQLRRDQKEALLRFCVTWNTNSRHCHEAQAVLGVLLRHEAPEELLAYDGVRASLEALLPYTERHFQRLSRMLQAATFLDFLWHNMKLPTLSAAPAAP; translated from the exons ATGGGGCCGTGCGTGTCTGGGATATCGTGCAGCACTATGGGACACACCACTTTCGGGGCTCACCAGGCGTCGTACA CCGCAGACACCAGCATCCGCGTGTGGTCACTGCAGGACCGGTCGTGCCTGGCCATGCTGACTGCCCACTACAGCGCTGTCACTTCTCTGACTTTTAGTGCTGATGGTCACACCATGCTCAG CTCAGGCCGTGACAAGATCTGCATTGTTTGGGACCTGCGGAGCCTTCAGGCCACGAGGACGGTGCCAGTGTTTGAG AGTGTGGAGGCTGCAGTTCTGTTGCCAGAGGAGCCGGCACCAGAGCTGGGTGTTAAGTCTGCGGGCCTGCACTTCCTGACAGCCGGCGACCAAG GCATGCTGCGCGTGTGGGAGGCGGCCTCTGGGCAGTGTGTCCATGCACAACAGCAGCTGCCAGGCCCCGGGCGGGAGCTGACCCACTGCACCCTGTCCCGAGCCTCTGGCCTGCTCCTCAGCGTCACTGCCGACCACAACCTGCTGCTCTATGAGGCCCGCTCCCTGCAGCTGCAGAAACAG TTTGCCGGCTACAGTGAGGAGGTGTTGGACGTCCGGTTTCTCGGGCCCAAGGACTCCCATGTTGTGGTGGCCTCTAACAGCCCCTGCCTGAAAGTGTTTGAGTTGCAGACGTCTGCCTGCCAGATTCTCCATGGCCACACAG ACATTGTCCTGGCCCTAGATGTGTTCCGGAAGGGGTGGCTGTTCGTAAGCTGTGCCAAG GATCAGAGCATCTGCGTCTGGAGGATGAACAAGGCGGGCGAGGTGGCCTGTGTGGCTCAGggctctggacacacacacaGCGTGGGCACCATTTGTTGCTCAAG GCTGAAGGAGACCTTCCTGGTGACGGGCAGCCAGGACTGCACTGTGAAGCTGTGGCCCATCCCTGAAGCCCTGCCATCCAAGAGCACAGGCCCTGATGGTGGCCCTGTCCTCCTGCaggcccaggccacacagcactGCCACGACAAG GACATCAACAGTGTGGCCGTTGCCCCCAACGACAAGCTGCTGGCCACGGGGTCACAGGACCGCACAGCCAAACTCTGGGCTCTGCCACAGTGCCAGTTGCTGGGTGTCTTCTCAGGCCACCGGCGTGGCCTCTGGTGTGTCCAGTTCTCGCCCATGGACCAGGTGTTGGCTACAGCCTCGGCCGATGGCACCGTCAAGCTCTGGGCACTGCAGGACTTCAGCTGCCTCAAG ACGTTCGAGGGACATGATGCTTCTGTGCTGAAGGTGGCCTTTGTGAGCCGCGGCACACAGTTGTTGTCCAG CGGCTCTGATGGGCTCGTGAAGCTCTGGACCATCAAGAACAATGAGTGTGTGAGGACGCTGGATGCCCATGAGGACAAGGTCTGGGGGCTGCACTGCAGCCGGCTCGATGATCATGCCCTCACCGGCGCCAGCGACTCTTGCGTCATCCTCTGGAAG GATGTGACCGAGGCGGAGCAGGCAGAGGAGCAGGCCAAGAGAGAGGAGCAGGTGGTCAA gCAGCAAGAACTGGACAACCTGCTCCATGACAAGCAGTACCTTCGGGCGCTGGGCCTGGCCATCTCTCTAGACCGGCCCCACACTGTGCTGACTGTTATCCAGG CTATCCAAAGGGACCCGGAGTCCTGCGAGAAGCTGGAAGCCACGGTGCTCCAACTGCGGCGAGACCAGAAAG AGGCCTTGCTGCGCTTCTGTGTCACATGGAACACCAACTCTCGGCACTGCCACGAAGCCCAGGCCGTGCTGGGCGTGCTCCTGCGGCACGAGGCCCCAGAAGAGCTGCTGGCCTACGACGGTGTGCGGGCCTCACTTGAGGCCCTGCTGCCCTACACCG AGCGGCACTTTCAGCGGCTCAGCCGGATGCTACAGGCAGCCACCTTCCTGGATTTCCTATGGCACAACATGAAGCTGCCCACCCTCTCCGCGGCCCCTGCGGCCCCCTGA